A genomic region of Candidatus Nanoarchaeia archaeon contains the following coding sequences:
- a CDS encoding NFACT family protein — MKKGISGLELYLLRQELQVLEAARLDKIIMPGYDELVLIFFKKGKHFLRIHPPSFICISESRRKGMESPVPFVNTLRKHLDHARLTKIIQDHFERILEFQFSKQGESFFLYIELFSKGNIILCDSNKVILAIMKSQAWKDRLLKPRETYKAPPPTGSLQDFTVSSLNAALKDMSLGKFLAVKLGFGNLYSDELCLMARLEKDAQKITSAQYSCIQEAVNTLTSRPVAAKLVLPEQEIIPYDLLTFKESEKTAFASFSDAIDRNWQPEAVKDTHKEKLQRIQENQRESIQRLQQEETDSMRAAELLYENYAEISSLLSDIAKAAKDKNVALLRKKLKKCIIDEKNRAVTVDISTVQSSAKE, encoded by the coding sequence ATGAAAAAAGGAATATCAGGTCTTGAGCTCTACCTCCTCAGGCAGGAGCTCCAGGTACTCGAAGCAGCCCGCCTTGATAAGATCATCATGCCGGGTTATGACGAACTCGTCCTCATCTTCTTCAAAAAAGGCAAGCATTTCCTGCGGATACATCCCCCAAGCTTTATCTGCATCTCGGAGAGCAGGCGAAAAGGCATGGAATCGCCTGTGCCTTTTGTAAACACGCTGCGAAAGCATCTTGACCACGCAAGGCTCACAAAGATCATCCAGGATCATTTTGAGCGAATCCTTGAATTCCAGTTCTCAAAGCAAGGCGAGTCCTTTTTCCTTTACATTGAGCTCTTCAGCAAGGGCAACATCATCCTCTGTGATTCCAACAAGGTCATCCTCGCCATTATGAAATCCCAGGCATGGAAGGACAGGCTGCTGAAGCCGAGGGAGACGTACAAGGCGCCGCCGCCGACAGGCAGCCTCCAGGATTTTACTGTTTCTTCCCTCAACGCAGCGCTCAAGGATATGAGCCTTGGAAAATTCCTTGCAGTCAAGCTGGGCTTTGGAAACCTCTATTCAGATGAGCTATGTCTGATGGCCAGGTTAGAAAAAGATGCGCAGAAGATAACTTCAGCTCAATACTCCTGCATACAAGAAGCCGTGAACACCCTCACCTCAAGGCCTGTTGCAGCAAAGCTCGTCCTTCCGGAGCAGGAAATCATACCTTACGATTTACTAACCTTCAAAGAATCAGAGAAAACCGCCTTTGCCTCATTTTCAGATGCCATAGACAGGAATTGGCAGCCTGAAGCTGTAAAAGATACGCACAAGGAAAAGCTCCAGCGCATCCAGGAAAACCAGAGAGAAAGCATCCAAAGGCTTCAACAGGAAGAAACAGACAGCATGCGTGCCGCTGAACTCCTCTACGAAAACTATGCAGAGATCTCTTCCCTGCTTTCAGATATTGCAAAAGCAGCGAAGGATAAGAACGTGGCTCTCCTCAGGAAGAAACTCAAGAAATGCATCATTGATGAAAAAAACCGCGCAGTCACCGTCGATATTTCCACTGTTCAATCTTCCGCGAAAGAATGA
- a CDS encoding 2'-deoxycytidine 5'-triphosphate deaminase, translating to MNDSDAKVLHGDGVIPYQGIKLLNNGGSIKRRDKRAINFSNISSASLDLTCSNEINEISSSFLPSSNISEIEELIKKFKCGEDVKTTDEGVLLKKDHTYIIKLNERLELPPNLRAKANPKSSTGRLDILVRLLTEGYPRYDDVSYGYRGDLYLEVTPLSFPIFVKEDYSLNQIRFMSINPKTLNDNELSIGHFKHRFVFLEDEPITPNIHENGILIGVGLKEFKKNYSLISYKAKEGIDKPIDLRKEDEYHITDYWEIKHVSDLIDGERLKLEKGGFYLLCTKQRIAVPTTFAAEMLPYDVGNGEFRIHYAGFFDSGFGYNHENIAEGGHAILEIRVRDIPIIIKDGQPLCKFIFSPLTEETEMPYATKGQYSSQLGPTLPKCFKKEKTTLPT from the coding sequence ATGAATGATTCTGATGCTAAGGTTCTGCATGGCGACGGGGTTATACCCTACCAAGGAATCAAATTGCTTAATAACGGCGGTTCTATCAAGAGACGCGACAAACGCGCTATTAACTTCTCTAACATATCCTCAGCAAGCCTGGACCTTACCTGCTCAAACGAAATAAACGAAATATCATCTTCCTTTCTTCCAAGTAGCAATATCTCGGAAATAGAAGAATTAATAAAAAAATTTAAGTGCGGCGAAGATGTGAAAACAACAGACGAAGGCGTTTTATTGAAGAAAGACCATACATATATAATCAAATTGAATGAGAGATTAGAACTCCCTCCCAATTTACGGGCAAAAGCAAATCCAAAAAGCTCTACCGGAAGACTTGATATCCTTGTTAGATTGCTGACAGAGGGGTATCCAAGATACGACGACGTTTCGTATGGTTACAGGGGAGATCTCTATCTTGAAGTGACCCCTCTTTCCTTCCCTATATTTGTGAAGGAAGACTACTCTTTAAACCAGATAAGATTTATGAGCATAAATCCTAAAACATTAAATGATAATGAACTGAGTATAGGGCATTTTAAACATCGGTTTGTTTTTTTAGAAGACGAGCCAATTACCCCAAACATACATGAAAATGGCATTTTGATCGGAGTCGGTTTAAAGGAGTTTAAGAAAAATTATTCTCTCATCAGCTACAAAGCGAAAGAAGGTATTGACAAACCTATCGATCTCAGAAAGGAAGACGAATATCACATAACGGATTACTGGGAAATAAAGCATGTATCAGATCTAATCGATGGTGAAAGATTGAAATTAGAAAAAGGCGGGTTTTATCTGCTTTGTACAAAACAAAGAATAGCAGTCCCAACAACATTTGCTGCCGAGATGCTCCCTTATGATGTCGGCAACGGGGAGTTCAGAATCCATTACGCTGGCTTCTTCGACAGCGGGTTTGGTTATAATCATGAAAACATTGCAGAAGGAGGGCATGCAATACTCGAAATTAGAGTGAGAGATATCCCTATAATCATAAAAGACGGACAGCCATTATGCAAATTCATCTTCTCTCCTTTAACAGAAGAAACAGAGATGCCGTATGCCACGAAAGGGCAATATTCTTCTCAATTAGGGCCAACCCTACCTAAATGCTTTAAAAAAGAGAAGACGACCCTACCAACCTAA